CTGATCAAGCTGGATGCGGCGCTGGCCGACCGGGGGGGCCAGCTAGCGGGCGGAGACGTCGTGAGCGTGAGCGGAGTCGTCCGCGAGATGAACGACTCGGTCCTGGCGGACTGGGAGCAGAAGGGTGCAATCCGCAACGAGGGGCACAGGGCGGAGGCGCAGTTTGCCATCACTTTCCTCGAGGCCGCTGAGCTTCGCAAGCATTGAGTCGAGTCCAGAATCAATGGGAGTGTAAGGGGAAATCCATGGCCCGTGTTTGTTACGTGTGCGGCAAGGGCACGCGATTCGGCCACAACGTGAGCCACGCCAACAACCGCACGCGCCGCCGCTGGCAGCCCAACTTGCGCCGGGTACATATCGAGGAACCAGGCGGGTTGCGGAAGCATGTCCAGGTCTGCACCCGTTGTCTCTCG
This is a stretch of genomic DNA from Gemmatimonadota bacterium. It encodes these proteins:
- a CDS encoding 50S ribosomal protein L28; the protein is MARVCYVCGKGTRFGHNVSHANNRTRRRWQPNLRRVHIEEPGGLRKHVQVCTRCLSAGKVRKARSGVAA